The proteins below are encoded in one region of Tsuneonella sp. CC-YZS046:
- a CDS encoding VOC family protein, with amino-acid sequence MRKLDHIAIFVDELDAGIAFYRGLLGGEPVIAVVPELGITCAFFVAGDGPAIELVTFSGKGELNHGDVVIAIEVVDLDRAIGEYRALGMKVYDQVPTENLPLRRGWITKKGGHGTIIELCQAGEIARFIESKRAGTHA; translated from the coding sequence ATGCGGAAACTTGATCATATTGCGATTTTCGTGGACGAACTTGATGCTGGCATCGCGTTCTATCGCGGCCTGCTCGGCGGCGAACCGGTGATCGCCGTTGTGCCTGAGTTGGGCATCACCTGCGCATTCTTCGTTGCCGGGGATGGCCCCGCCATCGAATTGGTCACTTTCTCGGGCAAAGGGGAATTGAATCACGGCGATGTCGTGATTGCCATCGAGGTCGTCGACCTCGACCGCGCGATCGGCGAATATCGCGCCCTGGGAATGAAGGTTTACGATCAGGTCCCCACCGAGAACCTGCCCTTGCGTCGTGGCTGGATCACGAAGAAGGGCGGTCACGGCACCATCATCGAATTGTGCCAGGCTGGCGAGATCGCACGTTTCATCGAGAGCAAGCGCGCCGGCACTCACGCGTGA
- a CDS encoding class I adenylate-forming enzyme family protein encodes MNEAGAETMIPLQRSYWPARTDWPLLDWSLGDALRDAAGAVPDRDALVEATPQGDPARRWTYAELLEWSERTARALLREFEPGERVAVCAPNIVEWIPLLYGCSLAGIVLVTINPACKTREVRHILEKSGAVGLFVVRRFRENPCLDTVIRMREDLPHLRAIIPMEEFDAFVARGADGTALPPVAPLDPCLTLFTSGTTGQPKGVVLHHKGVLNMAHMTHHRGGLQDGGVFVSPMPMFYIGGLGHSGIGAVAHRATHVVVPHWEPELYMRLVERERGTYSLLVPTMIEAILAHPKRKEYDLSSLTNLISGASVVEGQLVMRIKGELGATICNVYGQTEMHGVSISTQRDDALERQTATIGQPIPHMDVMIADPESGEAVPLGEEGEIWVRGFQNMLGYFGQPEETARTLRPDGWLRSGDLARMDGEGYVTITGRIKEMIIRGGENVYPREVEAVLSEHPAVSAVAVIGIPDPYWGEQVAAIVIPADGASPDPAELREFARQNLMSYKAPSLWGFVSEFPVTDTGKLRKFKLCEDAVSGRIALTETKSIHKIEHHA; translated from the coding sequence ATGAATGAGGCTGGCGCGGAAACGATGATTCCTTTGCAGCGGTCCTATTGGCCCGCCCGGACGGATTGGCCGCTGTTGGACTGGTCGCTTGGCGATGCGCTGCGCGATGCGGCGGGGGCGGTGCCGGATCGCGATGCGCTGGTGGAAGCGACGCCGCAAGGCGATCCTGCCCGGCGCTGGACCTATGCGGAATTGCTGGAGTGGTCCGAACGCACCGCGCGGGCGTTGCTGCGCGAGTTCGAGCCGGGAGAGCGGGTCGCCGTGTGCGCGCCCAATATCGTGGAATGGATACCCCTGCTTTACGGATGCTCGCTGGCCGGCATCGTCCTGGTCACGATAAATCCGGCCTGCAAGACGCGGGAAGTCCGGCATATTCTCGAAAAGTCGGGGGCCGTGGGGCTGTTCGTGGTCAGGCGGTTTCGCGAAAATCCCTGTCTGGACACCGTTATCCGGATGCGGGAGGATTTGCCGCACTTGCGCGCGATAATACCGATGGAAGAGTTCGACGCCTTTGTGGCGCGCGGGGCGGATGGCACTGCGCTGCCCCCGGTCGCGCCGCTCGACCCGTGCCTCACCCTGTTTACCTCGGGCACGACCGGCCAGCCCAAGGGCGTGGTGCTGCACCACAAGGGCGTGCTGAACATGGCGCATATGACCCATCATCGAGGCGGGCTGCAGGATGGCGGCGTGTTCGTAAGCCCGATGCCGATGTTCTACATCGGCGGGCTGGGCCATTCCGGGATCGGGGCCGTGGCGCATCGGGCAACCCATGTGGTGGTGCCGCATTGGGAGCCGGAACTCTACATGCGGCTGGTGGAGCGCGAGCGGGGCACATACTCGCTGCTGGTGCCGACCATGATCGAGGCGATCCTGGCGCATCCGAAACGCAAGGAATACGACCTTTCCTCGCTCACCAATCTCATTTCCGGCGCTTCGGTGGTGGAAGGGCAACTGGTCATGCGGATCAAGGGGGAACTCGGCGCGACGATCTGCAATGTCTACGGGCAGACCGAGATGCATGGCGTCAGCATCTCCACCCAGCGGGACGACGCGCTGGAGCGGCAGACCGCCACGATCGGCCAGCCCATTCCGCATATGGACGTGATGATCGCCGACCCGGAAAGCGGCGAGGCCGTGCCCCTGGGCGAGGAGGGTGAGATCTGGGTCCGCGGTTTCCAGAACATGCTGGGCTATTTCGGCCAGCCGGAAGAAACCGCCAGGACCCTGCGCCCGGATGGCTGGCTGCGTTCGGGCGATCTCGCGAGGATGGATGGGGAAGGCTATGTCACGATCACCGGCCGGATCAAGGAGATGATCATTCGCGGCGGCGAGAACGTCTATCCGCGTGAAGTGGAAGCCGTTCTCTCGGAACATCCGGCGGTTTCCGCCGTGGCGGTCATCGGCATCCCCGATCCGTACTGGGGGGAGCAGGTGGCGGCGATCGTCATTCCGGCCGATGGCGCGTCGCCCGACCCTGCCGAGCTGCGCGAATTCGCGCGGCAGAACCTGATGTCCTACAAGGCGCCGAGCCTGTGGGGCTTCGTCAGCGAGTTTCCCGTCACCGATACGGGCAAACTTCGCAAATTTAAATTATGCGAAGATGCCGTGTCCGGCAGGATCGCGCTTACCGAAACCAAATCCATTCACAAGATCGAGCATCACGCGTGA
- a CDS encoding alcohol dehydrogenase catalytic domain-containing protein — MMKAARLKEPGIVELDEIARPEPGEGEVLLRVLAAGVCRTDCHIRNHPFATPPGTTLGHEIAGEIVEIGGGVTGWRPGARVVVHPCWACHNCPQCRAGRENYCQGHGAGRVPPPTPGVTMNGGMADYAVVPASSILPIGDLDPAFAAVLADAGLAPYHSVRLLRDRLSPGSLAIVIGLGGLGQFAVQMLKAMTPARVAALDIADAALRAAVAAGADDALRADAADIVDRLLALTGGRGADAVIDFVGSDASLRLAAATIAPFGAIQAVGLTGGSLPFEAADISTVRLPWGVTLMKPYSGTYRDLADVIALAREGRLEPRLTRFPLEQAVAALDRLEGGEISGRAVLIPG, encoded by the coding sequence ATGATGAAGGCAGCGAGGCTCAAAGAGCCCGGCATTGTGGAGCTGGATGAAATAGCAAGGCCCGAACCCGGCGAGGGCGAGGTATTGCTGCGTGTATTGGCGGCTGGCGTGTGCCGGACGGATTGCCATATCCGCAATCATCCCTTCGCGACCCCTCCGGGCACTACGCTTGGTCATGAAATCGCCGGGGAGATCGTGGAAATCGGCGGCGGCGTGACCGGCTGGCGGCCCGGCGCCAGGGTGGTCGTCCATCCCTGCTGGGCCTGCCACAATTGCCCCCAGTGCCGGGCGGGTCGGGAAAATTACTGCCAGGGCCATGGGGCTGGGCGCGTTCCTCCGCCGACCCCCGGCGTTACGATGAATGGCGGAATGGCGGACTATGCCGTGGTCCCGGCCAGCTCCATCCTGCCGATCGGCGATCTCGACCCGGCTTTCGCGGCGGTTCTGGCGGATGCCGGGCTGGCGCCCTATCACTCGGTCCGGCTGCTGCGCGATCGCCTGTCGCCCGGCTCGCTCGCAATCGTCATCGGACTTGGCGGCCTGGGGCAATTCGCCGTCCAGATGCTCAAGGCCATGACCCCGGCGCGGGTGGCGGCTCTGGATATTGCCGATGCGGCGCTCCGCGCGGCGGTGGCGGCTGGCGCGGATGACGCGCTGAGGGCCGATGCGGCGGATATCGTCGATCGTCTTCTGGCGCTGACCGGCGGGCGCGGGGCGGATGCCGTCATCGATTTTGTGGGGAGCGATGCGAGCCTGCGTCTCGCCGCCGCAACCATCGCGCCCTTCGGCGCGATCCAGGCCGTCGGCCTCACGGGCGGAAGCCTGCCGTTCGAGGCCGCGGATATCTCCACGGTCCGCCTGCCTTGGGGCGTCACTCTGATGAAACCCTATAGCGGAACCTATCGGGATCTCGCGGATGTCATCGCCCTGGCCCGGGAAGGGCGGCTCGAGCCGAGACTGACCCGGTTTCCGCTGGAGCAAGCGGTGGCCGCGCTCGATCGCCTGGAAGGCGGGGAGATAAGCGGGCGGGCGGTGCTCATACCCGGCTGA